Part of the Eshraghiella crossota genome is shown below.
AATACTCCTTAATATCTCCGGTTCACTCAATGTCTCAACATCGGCTAAAGGAGTTCCCTTTACAGGCATAAGGATATTGACAGGAATTGAATCCGCTCCTGCTTTTGCCAGAGAAAACGCCATGGATATCCTGTCTTTTAACGTTTCACCCATACCGATTATTCCGCCTGAACAGATTTTAAGTCCCACTTCTTTTACATTTTTAAGCGTCGCTAACTTATCGCTGAAAGTATGTGTGGAGCATATTTTAGGAAAATAATTTTCAGAGGTTTCTATGTTGTGATGATAATATGTAACTCCTGCCTCTTTAAGTTCTCCAAGCTGTTCCCTCGTTATAAAGCCCATTGAAGCACATAAACCTATGTTACATTCTTTTCTCATTGTCTTATATGCGTGGATTGCCTTTTTAAAATCCTCGCCTGCAAGTGCTCTTCCTGCGGTAACAATGGAAAATCTGTGGACTCCTTCTTTTTCCTCTTCTTTACAGGCACTTACAATTTCTTCTTCCGGAATAAAACCATATACGTCACAACCTGTCTTATTATAAACCGACTGGGCACAATATTTGCAGTCTTCGGGACATCTTCCGCCCTTACCGCTTATTACAGCACACATATCCACCCTGTCTCCCATGTAGTGTTTACGGATTCTGTCGGCACCGAGACAAAGCTCCTCAAGGTCACAGTTTGTAAAGAAGTCTACGTCATCCTCCTCACAAAGTCTTTTTCCGTTAATGATTTTATCTGCAAGTTCTAAAACATTCATTTTATATACCTCTGATTTTTACTGTATCTTTTGACTTTTTTATAAAATAATTACAAAACCATTACAAGTGTACCTGCTGCGATAAGCACACATCCTATTATAGATTTAACCGTAAATTCTTCATGTAAGAATACAAAAGCGAGTATAAGTGTTATTACTACCGACAGCTTATCCACAGGTACAACCTTTGAAGCCTGCCCTACCTGTAAAGCCTTATAATAGCATAACCATGAAGCCCCTGTTGCAAGTCCCGATAAAATAAGAAAAATCCAGCTTTTTTTGCCAATCTGTGTAATACCGCTTTGTGCATTGGTAATAAACACCATTAACCATGCCATAACAACAACAACCATGGTCCTGATTGCCGTAGCAAGATTGGAATTGACCCCGTTAATACCTACTTTCGCGAGAATGGATGTAAGTGCAGCAAAAACCGCAGACAATAACGCAAATACAAACCACATAAATACATTTCTCCGTTATTCTCATATGATGTTTTATATGTTATAATAATACAAAATAAAGCAAGGGAGGTTAATCTTATGTTCCAGTCAATTGAAAGGAAACATCCACACTTTTATCAGTATTTCCGCATAATCATTGTGATAATCGCATCACTTCTGTATGCGTGGAATCTTTGCTGCTTTGCCAAATCCGCTGACCTGCTTCCCGGTGGAATTTCAGGAGTATCCCTTCTGCTCCAGCATATAATAAAAAGTATTTTCCATGTTACCGTTCCCTACTCAGTATTTAATATACTACTAAATCTTTTTCCTGTATATATAGGATTCAGATATATCGGTAAAAAATTTACTTTGTACTCCATACTGACTATCCTTTTGTCAAGTATATTTGTAGATATACTGCCTGATTATATATTTACAACCGACGTACTTCTGATAAGTATTTTCGGCGGTCTTATTAACGGTTTTGCAATAGCATTATGCCTTAATGTCGGCACAACCACCGGCGGCACCGATTTTATAAGTATTTATATGTCCCAGCAGAAGGGAATGGACGCATGGAATTATATTCTTTTCGGTAATGTTATAATTCTTCTGATTGCAGGTGCAATGTTCGGCTGGTCAATCGCACTTTATTCGATTATTTACCAGTTCTGCAGCACTCAGATAATACAGATGCTCTACAAACGCTACCAGAAAGAAACACTTTTCATAATATCCGACAAAGCCGATGAAATATACCGTCTTATAAAAGATACCACCAACCATGATGCCACTCTTTTCCACGGTATCGGCTGTTATGAAGCAAAAGAAAAAGAAATGATATATTCCGTAATTAATACAGACGCAAGGAGGCAACTGATACCATTAATACATTCAGTTGATCCTCACGCCTTTATTAATGTTGTTAAGACAGAAGAGCTTGCCGGAAGGTTTCATGACATTCCTAACGACTGACAATGCCTTTCAGTCTTTCCATACACTCTTCTATTATTTTTCTCGGTGCGGCAAGGTTAATTCGTTGAAAGTCCTGACCTGACGCACCGAATATTTTTCCACTGTCAAGCCATAACTTTGCCTCGTATATAATGCGTCTGTCAAGTTCCTCATAATCTATGCCTGTTCCTCTGAAATCAAGCCATGTAAGATATGTTCCCTCACCATCAATGACCTTTACGCCCGGAAGGTTTTTTTCCGTATATTCTTTTACATATTTCCTGTTATTTCTGATATATTCAATAACACCGTTATACCATTCTTCCCCGTTAACATAGGCCGCCTTTACCGCAGCATGTCCTAACGGACTTAACTGGCTTATTCCCGCCGCATCCACCTGATGTCTGAATTTTTTTCTGAGTGTCCTGTCAGGTATAAATATATTGGATATTAACATTCCCGCAAGATTGAATGTTTTGCTTGGTGATGTGCATATTACGGATATATTTTCAAATTCTTTTTTAACATTACAGAATACCGTATGCTCGCCCTCAAACACAAAATCACTGTGAATCTCATCACTTACAACAATAACATTATGTTTAAGGCAGATATCTCCGAGTTTTAAAAGTTCCTCTCTGGTAAATACCCTGCCGGACGGATTATGAGGACTGCAGAGGAGAAAAAGTTTTACATTATTATCAACTATCTTTTTTTCAAAATCTTCAAAGTCTATGTGATATCTGTTGTCTTCAAGAAGCACAAGGTCGTTGCTCACAATTCTTCTGCCATTGTCATTAATAACCTCCGAAAACGGATAATATACAGGCTGCTCTATAAGTACGGCATCTCCCGGCTCTGTAAATGCTTTAACCGCCATTGCAAGTGCAAACACTACACCCGGTGTCTTAATAATCCATCTTTCTTCCACATCCCAGTTATGATGTCTTTTCATCCATCCTGCAACAGCCTCAAAATATTCTTTTCCTGTTTCGCTATAGCCGAAAATACCGTGTTTTACCCTTTCAATAACCGCATCTTCCACATAAGATGAAGTTTTAAAATCCATATCCGCAATCCATAACGGAAGTACATCTTCAGGCATGCCTCTTCTTTTTGCAAAATCATATTTAAGGCAATCCGTATTTTTACGGTTTATTATCTCATCAAAATTAAGATTTCTTTCTGCCATATTATTCACCAGCCTTTCTAAATACTTCTTCAAGTTCATTTATAAGGTCTTCATAATCCTCTATTCCAACAGACATTCTTAAAGTACATTCGGTTATTCCGTTCTTTTCCCTTACTCCTGCAGGGACATCTGCGTGTGTCTGTGTTGTGGGATACGTTATCCTCTTGCCTGTTTTTTTAATATTTCATAACCCGGATGTGTAGGCAGCCCCGGATAAAATACTTCTTTTACAATGCTCTGTTTCTGAAGCCAGAGTGCAATTTTTCCCGCATTTTCCGATGATCTTTTCATGCGAATTCCAAGGGTTTTAATTCCTCTTAAAATAAGCCAGCTGTCAAAAGGAGCAAGACCTGCTCCTGTTGTTTTTATAAGGAATCTGAGTCTTTCCCTTATCTCTTCCCTGTTGGTCACTATAAATCCCGCAAGAGTATCATTATGTCCGCCAAGGAATTTAGTTCCGCTATGGATTACTATATCTGCTCCCAAATCAAGGGGATTCTGGAAATAAGGAGATAAAAATGTATTATCCACTATTAACAGGCAATTATGCTTTTTGGCGATTTCCGATATTTTGGCAATGTCGGATACTCTCATCATAGGGTTGGTAGGGGTTTCAATATATATGGCTTTTGTATTTTCTTTTATCCTGCTTTCAATGTTTTCACGGGAGCAGTCAAGATATGTTATCTCATAATTATTTTTACTGCATACGTTATCAAATAGCCTTGTACTTCCTCCGTAAATATCAGCTTCAACAATAATATTATCACCCGGTTTAAAGAGTTCCATCGTAAGCGTAATGGCTGCCATTCCCGTTGTCAGTGCAAATGCTTCAGTTCCGTTTTCAAGATTGGCTACTGTTTTTTCAAGCACCTCCCTTGTAGGATTCTGTAGTCTGCTGTAGTCATATCCCGTACTTTGACCGACTCCCGGATGTGCATATGTTGCAGTCTGGTATATCGGATAACTTATTGCTCCGTAGTTATCTGCTTTTCCCTCAAGTTCTTCTAAATGTAAACATCGTGTATTAATTCCTCTTGCCATATTTTGTCCTCCGTTTTATTCCTACTGTTTTACTAGGATTATTAACTGTAAAAATATTATCACAGAAGACATTTATTGTATAATCTTTAAAATTTATGATTTGTTATAGGTAATCTTTATATCAAAAAACCGCTGTGAGAATTCCGGATTCCCACAACGGTTAGAAACATTATTGATTTATAACCTTTCTCATCCAGATATGAGGGTGTCCTTCGTCCTCTCCTATCGGACCATAGCCCTCATATCCCGAATTTTCATAAAAGCCTCTGACCCTGCACTGGGCATGAAGAATTATCTCCTTACCGCCCTTTTTCAAAACGATTTTCTCCGCTTCTGCAAGAATAACCGTTCCAAGATGCAATCCACGATATGATTTATCTACCGCAATTCTTCCAAGAATATATGTATTATCTTCTCTATAAATTCTGCATGTGGCAACAGGCTTTTCATTGTTATATATAACAATATGTAAAGCCCTGTCATCAATTTCATCAAACTCGTTTTTATAGCCCTGCTCGGACATAAAAACATTACGTCTGATATTCATTGCATCCTCCTGCAGATAGTCATAAACTTTAACTTCCATAGCTTATCCTCAATTATTTTTCTGTGCTTTCTCTTCTCCCATACTTTTAGGAAGAATAATATTAAGCAATATTGCCGTAACAAAAACAAGTGCCACACAGTTTTCAGCAAATACGGACCTTACAATATCAGGAAAAATATTAAATAAATCAGGACATTGTGTAAAGCCTAATCCAATACTGAGAGAAAGAGCTGCTATTGTAATATTGCGCTGTGTATACCCGCATTTTCCTATCATTTGGACACCGCTTACAACGATTGTACCAAACATCATTATCGTACATCCGCCAAGCACCGCACTCGGCAAAGTGGCAAGCAGACTTCCTACTGCCGGGAAAAATCCCGCCACTACCATGATTATCGCTCCTGTAGAAATAGCATATCTGTTAACAACCTTTGTCATTGCAACAAGTCCTACATTCTGGCTGAAAGAGGTAATCGGCATACATCCGAAAATTGAAGAGAGTGCACTTACAAAACCGTCACAGGCAATGGAACCTGAGGTTTCTTTTTCCGTAACATCCCTTCCAAGTCCTGATGATGCAAGGGCAGAGGTATCACCGATAGTTTCCGTTGCCGATACCAGGAAAATAAGAATAAAAGAAAATATTGCATTGGCATTAAATTCAATTTTAAAAGGCATAAAATGAGGCAGAGCGATAATATCAACATCATGAA
Proteins encoded:
- the bioB gene encoding biotin synthase BioB; translation: MNVLELADKIINGKRLCEEDDVDFFTNCDLEELCLGADRIRKHYMGDRVDMCAVISGKGGRCPEDCKYCAQSVYNKTGCDVYGFIPEEEIVSACKEEEKEGVHRFSIVTAGRALAGEDFKKAIHAYKTMRKECNIGLCASMGFITREQLGELKEAGVTYYHHNIETSENYFPKICSTHTFSDKLATLKNVKEVGLKICSGGIIGMGETLKDRISMAFSLAKAGADSIPVNILMPVKGTPLADVETLSEPEILRSIAIFRYINPTADIRVAAGRKFFTDGGKKAFTSGASAVITGNMVTTSGSTTVSMDKKMFEELGRTI
- a CDS encoding EamA family transporter; amino-acid sequence: MWFVFALLSAVFAALTSILAKVGINGVNSNLATAIRTMVVVVMAWLMVFITNAQSGITQIGKKSWIFLILSGLATGASWLCYYKALQVGQASKVVPVDKLSVVITLILAFVFLHEEFTVKSIIGCVLIAAGTLVMVL
- a CDS encoding YitT family protein — translated: MFQSIERKHPHFYQYFRIIIVIIASLLYAWNLCCFAKSADLLPGGISGVSLLLQHIIKSIFHVTVPYSVFNILLNLFPVYIGFRYIGKKFTLYSILTILLSSIFVDILPDYIFTTDVLLISIFGGLINGFAIALCLNVGTTTGGTDFISIYMSQQKGMDAWNYILFGNVIILLIAGAMFGWSIALYSIIYQFCSTQIIQMLYKRYQKETLFIISDKADEIYRLIKDTTNHDATLFHGIGCYEAKEKEMIYSVINTDARRQLIPLIHSVDPHAFINVVKTEELAGRFHDIPND
- a CDS encoding MalY/PatB family protein, with translation MAERNLNFDEIINRKNTDCLKYDFAKRRGMPEDVLPLWIADMDFKTSSYVEDAVIERVKHGIFGYSETGKEYFEAVAGWMKRHHNWDVEERWIIKTPGVVFALAMAVKAFTEPGDAVLIEQPVYYPFSEVINDNGRRIVSNDLVLLEDNRYHIDFEDFEKKIVDNNVKLFLLCSPHNPSGRVFTREELLKLGDICLKHNVIVVSDEIHSDFVFEGEHTVFCNVKKEFENISVICTSPSKTFNLAGMLISNIFIPDRTLRKKFRHQVDAAGISQLSPLGHAAVKAAYVNGEEWYNGVIEYIRNNRKYVKEYTEKNLPGVKVIDGEGTYLTWLDFRGTGIDYEELDRRIIYEAKLWLDSGKIFGASGQDFQRINLAAPRKIIEECMERLKGIVSR
- a CDS encoding GNAT family N-acetyltransferase is translated as MEVKVYDYLQEDAMNIRRNVFMSEQGYKNEFDEIDDRALHIVIYNNEKPVATCRIYREDNTYILGRIAVDKSYRGLHLGTVILAEAEKIVLKKGGKEIILHAQCRVRGFYENSGYEGYGPIGEDEGHPHIWMRKVINQ